A single window of Vidua chalybeata isolate OUT-0048 chromosome 7, bVidCha1 merged haplotype, whole genome shotgun sequence DNA harbors:
- the CEP70 gene encoding centrosomal protein of 70 kDa isoform X4, with amino-acid sequence MIEQEKVEWENLNRILMRHGLKPVSLAAPQSCRDTSDMIVLDRQSSQGIRLALQTLVEDTERQQKVMQGLMEANRCLRDVVRLEQGRASRQEQRANDLENVVKNIKAKICQLEDETIAKACQQQNQVKELQKEQQASRVKYQQQQEKLQEQEEIIACLQKELSRVGREEQQRVDTQNKMFCQFCRRAPKSLLDQRYLCLIDYYESQISQIKKELRQYKKDEDEVQREVKNKEEFLNLDATPNYKALLLSFQKQLTETKAKNEQLLLENINLKKNLEISRPTAQELKFYKHQVKKLQKALKKTIQFSGSSAAENKEEKKDSGRVARVDQLQAACQQYLQVLSHIDSILRSPRAPPLIFRPSKGPVQNYIKEHGQGCGFEHLPLTIEMWADQLIALKDLYRSLRKLSLELLPWNTKDPQDNRESIRVEDLQLIVDAILEELEHKEKKLFDVNSLNGVYPRMNEVYTKLGEMTNAMRNLHELLELDSSAPPTVVVDTVGKLCDIINKNVTEQVQQLLGTQDIHSIINKLEEHECFFPPFQALIQDLLHLLEITNVDDILPAVQNLKWGAGYG; translated from the exons ATGATCGAG CAGGAGAAGGTAGAGTGGGAAAACCTAAACAGGATATTAATGCGTCATGGGTTGAAACCTGTGAGTCTTGCTGCCCCCCAAAGCTGCAGAGATACATCAG ATATGATTGTCCTAGACCGTCAGTCTTCTCAAGGAATAAGACTTGCATTACAAACGCTGGTGGAAGACACCGAGCGACAGCAAAAGGTGATGCAGGGACTTATGGAGGCAAATCGATGTCTTAG agaTGTGGTACGACTGGAACAAGGTCGGGCATCTCGGCAAGAGCAACGGGCTAATGATTTGGAAAATGTGGTGAAAAACATTAAAGCCAAAATTTGTCAGCTGGAAGATGAAACAATAGCTAAGGCATGCCAGCAACAGAACCAAGTCAAGGAACTTCAAAAAGAGCAACAGGCTTCACGG GTAAAAtaccaacagcagcaggaaaagctgcaagAACAGGAAGAGATTATTGCCTGCTTGCAGAAGGAACTGAGCAGAGttgggagggaggagcagcagcgaGTTGACActcaaaacaaaatgttttgtcaGTTTTGCAGAAGAGCTCCCAAGTCTCTCCTGGATCAGCG gtACCTTTGTCTAATTGATTATTATGAATCTCAAATTAGTCAGATTAAAAAGGAGCTGAG GCAATATAAAAAAGATGAAGACGAGGTGCAGAGAGAAGTAAAAAACAAGGAAGAGTTCTTAAATCTAGATGCTACTCCTAATTACAAAGCACTGCTCCTG TCTTTCCAGAAGCAACTTACTGAAACAAAGGCCAAGAACGAACAGCTTTTGCTTGAAAATATAAATCTCAAGAAAAACTTGGAAATAAG CAGGCCAACTGCACAggaattaaaattttacaagCACCAAGtgaagaaattacagaaagCTTTAAAGAAAACTATCCA ATTTTCAGGGAGCAGTGCcgcagaaaacaaagaagaaaagaaagactcTGGGAGAGTTGCAAGAGTGGatcagctgcaggcagcttgCCAGCAATACTTGCAG GTTTTGTCCCATATTGATTCTATTTTGCGAAGCCCAAGAGCTCCTCCGTTAATATTCCGGCCCAGCAAAGGGCCAGTGCAAAATTACATTAAAGAGCATGGACAGGGATGTGGATTTGAGCACCTTCCACTCACTATAGAAATGTGGGCAGATCAGCTCATAGCCCTAAAG gatttGTATAGGTCCTTGAGAAAACTGTCTCTGGAATTGCTGCCTTGGAACACTAAAGATCCACAGGACAACAGAGAATCCATACGAGTTGAAGACCTCCAGTTGATAGTAGATGCAATTTTGGAAGAATTAGAACAtaaagaaaag AAGTTGTTTGATGTGAATTCTCTGAATGGTGTTTATCCACGGATGAACGAGGTGTACACAAAGCTGGGGGAAATGACCAATGCCATGAGGAACCTCCATGAGCTCCTGGAACTAG acaGTTCAGCTCCACCCACTGTGGTAGTGGATACTGTTGGGAAACTGTGTGACATCATTAATAAGAACGTGACCGAGCAGGTACAGCAGCTTCTGGGCACCCAAGACATCCACAG TATCATCAATAAGCTTGAAGAACATGAGTgcttctttcctccctttcaaGCTCTCATTCAAGATTTGCTGCATCTTCTAG AGATCACTAATG
- the CEP70 gene encoding centrosomal protein of 70 kDa isoform X1, producing the protein MIEQEKVEWENLNRILMRHGLKPVSLAAPQSCRDTSDMIVLDRQSSQGIRLALQTLVEDTERQQKVMQGLMEANRCLRDVVRLEQGRASRQEQRANDLENVVKNIKAKICQLEDETIAKACQQQNQVKELQKEQQASRVKYQQQQEKLQEQEEIIACLQKELSRVGREEQQRVDTQNKMFCQFCRRAPKSLLDQRYLCLIDYYESQISQIKKELRQYKKDEDEVQREVKNKEEFLNLDATPNYKALLLSFQKQLTETKAKNEQLLLENINLKKNLEISRPTAQELKFYKHQVKKLQKALKKTIQFSGSSAAENKEEKKDSGRVARVDQLQAACQQYLQVLSHIDSILRSPRAPPLIFRPSKGPVQNYIKEHGQGCGFEHLPLTIEMWADQLIALKDLYRSLRKLSLELLPWNTKDPQDNRESIRVEDLQLIVDAILEELEHKEKNNQTQSLQTLSAIVSHFQKLFDVNSLNGVYPRMNEVYTKLGEMTNAMRNLHELLELDSSAPPTVVVDTVGKLCDIINKNVTEQVQQLLGTQDIHSIINKLEEHECFFPPFQALIQDLLHLLEITNVDDILPAVQNLKWGAGYG; encoded by the exons ATGATCGAG CAGGAGAAGGTAGAGTGGGAAAACCTAAACAGGATATTAATGCGTCATGGGTTGAAACCTGTGAGTCTTGCTGCCCCCCAAAGCTGCAGAGATACATCAG ATATGATTGTCCTAGACCGTCAGTCTTCTCAAGGAATAAGACTTGCATTACAAACGCTGGTGGAAGACACCGAGCGACAGCAAAAGGTGATGCAGGGACTTATGGAGGCAAATCGATGTCTTAG agaTGTGGTACGACTGGAACAAGGTCGGGCATCTCGGCAAGAGCAACGGGCTAATGATTTGGAAAATGTGGTGAAAAACATTAAAGCCAAAATTTGTCAGCTGGAAGATGAAACAATAGCTAAGGCATGCCAGCAACAGAACCAAGTCAAGGAACTTCAAAAAGAGCAACAGGCTTCACGG GTAAAAtaccaacagcagcaggaaaagctgcaagAACAGGAAGAGATTATTGCCTGCTTGCAGAAGGAACTGAGCAGAGttgggagggaggagcagcagcgaGTTGACActcaaaacaaaatgttttgtcaGTTTTGCAGAAGAGCTCCCAAGTCTCTCCTGGATCAGCG gtACCTTTGTCTAATTGATTATTATGAATCTCAAATTAGTCAGATTAAAAAGGAGCTGAG GCAATATAAAAAAGATGAAGACGAGGTGCAGAGAGAAGTAAAAAACAAGGAAGAGTTCTTAAATCTAGATGCTACTCCTAATTACAAAGCACTGCTCCTG TCTTTCCAGAAGCAACTTACTGAAACAAAGGCCAAGAACGAACAGCTTTTGCTTGAAAATATAAATCTCAAGAAAAACTTGGAAATAAG CAGGCCAACTGCACAggaattaaaattttacaagCACCAAGtgaagaaattacagaaagCTTTAAAGAAAACTATCCA ATTTTCAGGGAGCAGTGCcgcagaaaacaaagaagaaaagaaagactcTGGGAGAGTTGCAAGAGTGGatcagctgcaggcagcttgCCAGCAATACTTGCAG GTTTTGTCCCATATTGATTCTATTTTGCGAAGCCCAAGAGCTCCTCCGTTAATATTCCGGCCCAGCAAAGGGCCAGTGCAAAATTACATTAAAGAGCATGGACAGGGATGTGGATTTGAGCACCTTCCACTCACTATAGAAATGTGGGCAGATCAGCTCATAGCCCTAAAG gatttGTATAGGTCCTTGAGAAAACTGTCTCTGGAATTGCTGCCTTGGAACACTAAAGATCCACAGGACAACAGAGAATCCATACGAGTTGAAGACCTCCAGTTGATAGTAGATGCAATTTTGGAAGAATTAGAACAtaaagaaaag AACAACCAGACACAGTCCTTGCAAACCCTGTCTGCCATAGTCTCTCACTTCCAGAAGTTGTTTGATGTGAATTCTCTGAATGGTGTTTATCCACGGATGAACGAGGTGTACACAAAGCTGGGGGAAATGACCAATGCCATGAGGAACCTCCATGAGCTCCTGGAACTAG acaGTTCAGCTCCACCCACTGTGGTAGTGGATACTGTTGGGAAACTGTGTGACATCATTAATAAGAACGTGACCGAGCAGGTACAGCAGCTTCTGGGCACCCAAGACATCCACAG TATCATCAATAAGCTTGAAGAACATGAGTgcttctttcctccctttcaaGCTCTCATTCAAGATTTGCTGCATCTTCTAG AGATCACTAATG
- the CEP70 gene encoding centrosomal protein of 70 kDa isoform X2 translates to MIEQEKVEWENLNRILMRHGLKPVSLAAPQSCRDTSDMIVLDRQSSQGIRLALQTLVEDTERQQKVMQGLMEANRCLRDVVRLEQGRASRQEQRANDLENVVKNIKAKICQLEDETIAKACQQQNQVKELQKEQQASRVKYQQQQEKLQEQEEIIACLQKELSRVGREEQQRVDTQNKMFCQFCRRAPKSLLDQRYLCLIDYYESQISQIKKELRQYKKDEDEVQREVKNKEEFLNLDATPNYKALLLSFQKQLTETKAKNEQLLLENINLKKNLEIRPTAQELKFYKHQVKKLQKALKKTIQFSGSSAAENKEEKKDSGRVARVDQLQAACQQYLQVLSHIDSILRSPRAPPLIFRPSKGPVQNYIKEHGQGCGFEHLPLTIEMWADQLIALKDLYRSLRKLSLELLPWNTKDPQDNRESIRVEDLQLIVDAILEELEHKEKNNQTQSLQTLSAIVSHFQKLFDVNSLNGVYPRMNEVYTKLGEMTNAMRNLHELLELDSSAPPTVVVDTVGKLCDIINKNVTEQVQQLLGTQDIHSIINKLEEHECFFPPFQALIQDLLHLLEITNVDDILPAVQNLKWGAGYG, encoded by the exons ATGATCGAG CAGGAGAAGGTAGAGTGGGAAAACCTAAACAGGATATTAATGCGTCATGGGTTGAAACCTGTGAGTCTTGCTGCCCCCCAAAGCTGCAGAGATACATCAG ATATGATTGTCCTAGACCGTCAGTCTTCTCAAGGAATAAGACTTGCATTACAAACGCTGGTGGAAGACACCGAGCGACAGCAAAAGGTGATGCAGGGACTTATGGAGGCAAATCGATGTCTTAG agaTGTGGTACGACTGGAACAAGGTCGGGCATCTCGGCAAGAGCAACGGGCTAATGATTTGGAAAATGTGGTGAAAAACATTAAAGCCAAAATTTGTCAGCTGGAAGATGAAACAATAGCTAAGGCATGCCAGCAACAGAACCAAGTCAAGGAACTTCAAAAAGAGCAACAGGCTTCACGG GTAAAAtaccaacagcagcaggaaaagctgcaagAACAGGAAGAGATTATTGCCTGCTTGCAGAAGGAACTGAGCAGAGttgggagggaggagcagcagcgaGTTGACActcaaaacaaaatgttttgtcaGTTTTGCAGAAGAGCTCCCAAGTCTCTCCTGGATCAGCG gtACCTTTGTCTAATTGATTATTATGAATCTCAAATTAGTCAGATTAAAAAGGAGCTGAG GCAATATAAAAAAGATGAAGACGAGGTGCAGAGAGAAGTAAAAAACAAGGAAGAGTTCTTAAATCTAGATGCTACTCCTAATTACAAAGCACTGCTCCTG TCTTTCCAGAAGCAACTTACTGAAACAAAGGCCAAGAACGAACAGCTTTTGCTTGAAAATATAAATCTCAAGAAAAACTTGGAAATAAG GCCAACTGCACAggaattaaaattttacaagCACCAAGtgaagaaattacagaaagCTTTAAAGAAAACTATCCA ATTTTCAGGGAGCAGTGCcgcagaaaacaaagaagaaaagaaagactcTGGGAGAGTTGCAAGAGTGGatcagctgcaggcagcttgCCAGCAATACTTGCAG GTTTTGTCCCATATTGATTCTATTTTGCGAAGCCCAAGAGCTCCTCCGTTAATATTCCGGCCCAGCAAAGGGCCAGTGCAAAATTACATTAAAGAGCATGGACAGGGATGTGGATTTGAGCACCTTCCACTCACTATAGAAATGTGGGCAGATCAGCTCATAGCCCTAAAG gatttGTATAGGTCCTTGAGAAAACTGTCTCTGGAATTGCTGCCTTGGAACACTAAAGATCCACAGGACAACAGAGAATCCATACGAGTTGAAGACCTCCAGTTGATAGTAGATGCAATTTTGGAAGAATTAGAACAtaaagaaaag AACAACCAGACACAGTCCTTGCAAACCCTGTCTGCCATAGTCTCTCACTTCCAGAAGTTGTTTGATGTGAATTCTCTGAATGGTGTTTATCCACGGATGAACGAGGTGTACACAAAGCTGGGGGAAATGACCAATGCCATGAGGAACCTCCATGAGCTCCTGGAACTAG acaGTTCAGCTCCACCCACTGTGGTAGTGGATACTGTTGGGAAACTGTGTGACATCATTAATAAGAACGTGACCGAGCAGGTACAGCAGCTTCTGGGCACCCAAGACATCCACAG TATCATCAATAAGCTTGAAGAACATGAGTgcttctttcctccctttcaaGCTCTCATTCAAGATTTGCTGCATCTTCTAG AGATCACTAATG
- the CEP70 gene encoding centrosomal protein of 70 kDa isoform X5 translates to MIEQEKVEWENLNRILMRHGLKPVSLAAPQSCRDTSDMIVLDRQSSQGIRLALQTLVEDTERQQKVMQGLMEANRCLRDVVRLEQGRASRQEQRANDLENVVKNIKAKICQLEDETIAKACQQQNQVKELQKEQQASRVKYQQQQEKLQEQEEIIACLQKELSRVGREEQQRVDTQNKMFCQFCRRAPKSLLDQRQYKKDEDEVQREVKNKEEFLNLDATPNYKALLLSFQKQLTETKAKNEQLLLENINLKKNLEISRPTAQELKFYKHQVKKLQKALKKTIQFSGSSAAENKEEKKDSGRVARVDQLQAACQQYLQVLSHIDSILRSPRAPPLIFRPSKGPVQNYIKEHGQGCGFEHLPLTIEMWADQLIALKDLYRSLRKLSLELLPWNTKDPQDNRESIRVEDLQLIVDAILEELEHKEKNNQTQSLQTLSAIVSHFQKLFDVNSLNGVYPRMNEVYTKLGEMTNAMRNLHELLELDSSAPPTVVVDTVGKLCDIINKNVTEQVQQLLGTQDIHSIINKLEEHECFFPPFQALIQDLLHLLEITNVDDILPAVQNLKWGAGYG, encoded by the exons ATGATCGAG CAGGAGAAGGTAGAGTGGGAAAACCTAAACAGGATATTAATGCGTCATGGGTTGAAACCTGTGAGTCTTGCTGCCCCCCAAAGCTGCAGAGATACATCAG ATATGATTGTCCTAGACCGTCAGTCTTCTCAAGGAATAAGACTTGCATTACAAACGCTGGTGGAAGACACCGAGCGACAGCAAAAGGTGATGCAGGGACTTATGGAGGCAAATCGATGTCTTAG agaTGTGGTACGACTGGAACAAGGTCGGGCATCTCGGCAAGAGCAACGGGCTAATGATTTGGAAAATGTGGTGAAAAACATTAAAGCCAAAATTTGTCAGCTGGAAGATGAAACAATAGCTAAGGCATGCCAGCAACAGAACCAAGTCAAGGAACTTCAAAAAGAGCAACAGGCTTCACGG GTAAAAtaccaacagcagcaggaaaagctgcaagAACAGGAAGAGATTATTGCCTGCTTGCAGAAGGAACTGAGCAGAGttgggagggaggagcagcagcgaGTTGACActcaaaacaaaatgttttgtcaGTTTTGCAGAAGAGCTCCCAAGTCTCTCCTGGATCAGCG GCAATATAAAAAAGATGAAGACGAGGTGCAGAGAGAAGTAAAAAACAAGGAAGAGTTCTTAAATCTAGATGCTACTCCTAATTACAAAGCACTGCTCCTG TCTTTCCAGAAGCAACTTACTGAAACAAAGGCCAAGAACGAACAGCTTTTGCTTGAAAATATAAATCTCAAGAAAAACTTGGAAATAAG CAGGCCAACTGCACAggaattaaaattttacaagCACCAAGtgaagaaattacagaaagCTTTAAAGAAAACTATCCA ATTTTCAGGGAGCAGTGCcgcagaaaacaaagaagaaaagaaagactcTGGGAGAGTTGCAAGAGTGGatcagctgcaggcagcttgCCAGCAATACTTGCAG GTTTTGTCCCATATTGATTCTATTTTGCGAAGCCCAAGAGCTCCTCCGTTAATATTCCGGCCCAGCAAAGGGCCAGTGCAAAATTACATTAAAGAGCATGGACAGGGATGTGGATTTGAGCACCTTCCACTCACTATAGAAATGTGGGCAGATCAGCTCATAGCCCTAAAG gatttGTATAGGTCCTTGAGAAAACTGTCTCTGGAATTGCTGCCTTGGAACACTAAAGATCCACAGGACAACAGAGAATCCATACGAGTTGAAGACCTCCAGTTGATAGTAGATGCAATTTTGGAAGAATTAGAACAtaaagaaaag AACAACCAGACACAGTCCTTGCAAACCCTGTCTGCCATAGTCTCTCACTTCCAGAAGTTGTTTGATGTGAATTCTCTGAATGGTGTTTATCCACGGATGAACGAGGTGTACACAAAGCTGGGGGAAATGACCAATGCCATGAGGAACCTCCATGAGCTCCTGGAACTAG acaGTTCAGCTCCACCCACTGTGGTAGTGGATACTGTTGGGAAACTGTGTGACATCATTAATAAGAACGTGACCGAGCAGGTACAGCAGCTTCTGGGCACCCAAGACATCCACAG TATCATCAATAAGCTTGAAGAACATGAGTgcttctttcctccctttcaaGCTCTCATTCAAGATTTGCTGCATCTTCTAG AGATCACTAATG
- the CEP70 gene encoding centrosomal protein of 70 kDa isoform X3, with protein MRHGLKPVSLAAPQSCRDTSDMIVLDRQSSQGIRLALQTLVEDTERQQKVMQGLMEANRCLRDVVRLEQGRASRQEQRANDLENVVKNIKAKICQLEDETIAKACQQQNQVKELQKEQQASRVKYQQQQEKLQEQEEIIACLQKELSRVGREEQQRVDTQNKMFCQFCRRAPKSLLDQRYLCLIDYYESQISQIKKELRQYKKDEDEVQREVKNKEEFLNLDATPNYKALLLSFQKQLTETKAKNEQLLLENINLKKNLEISRPTAQELKFYKHQVKKLQKALKKTIQFSGSSAAENKEEKKDSGRVARVDQLQAACQQYLQVLSHIDSILRSPRAPPLIFRPSKGPVQNYIKEHGQGCGFEHLPLTIEMWADQLIALKDLYRSLRKLSLELLPWNTKDPQDNRESIRVEDLQLIVDAILEELEHKEKNNQTQSLQTLSAIVSHFQKLFDVNSLNGVYPRMNEVYTKLGEMTNAMRNLHELLELDSSAPPTVVVDTVGKLCDIINKNVTEQVQQLLGTQDIHSIINKLEEHECFFPPFQALIQDLLHLLEITNVDDILPAVQNLKWGAGYG; from the exons ATGCGTCATGGGTTGAAACCTGTGAGTCTTGCTGCCCCCCAAAGCTGCAGAGATACATCAG ATATGATTGTCCTAGACCGTCAGTCTTCTCAAGGAATAAGACTTGCATTACAAACGCTGGTGGAAGACACCGAGCGACAGCAAAAGGTGATGCAGGGACTTATGGAGGCAAATCGATGTCTTAG agaTGTGGTACGACTGGAACAAGGTCGGGCATCTCGGCAAGAGCAACGGGCTAATGATTTGGAAAATGTGGTGAAAAACATTAAAGCCAAAATTTGTCAGCTGGAAGATGAAACAATAGCTAAGGCATGCCAGCAACAGAACCAAGTCAAGGAACTTCAAAAAGAGCAACAGGCTTCACGG GTAAAAtaccaacagcagcaggaaaagctgcaagAACAGGAAGAGATTATTGCCTGCTTGCAGAAGGAACTGAGCAGAGttgggagggaggagcagcagcgaGTTGACActcaaaacaaaatgttttgtcaGTTTTGCAGAAGAGCTCCCAAGTCTCTCCTGGATCAGCG gtACCTTTGTCTAATTGATTATTATGAATCTCAAATTAGTCAGATTAAAAAGGAGCTGAG GCAATATAAAAAAGATGAAGACGAGGTGCAGAGAGAAGTAAAAAACAAGGAAGAGTTCTTAAATCTAGATGCTACTCCTAATTACAAAGCACTGCTCCTG TCTTTCCAGAAGCAACTTACTGAAACAAAGGCCAAGAACGAACAGCTTTTGCTTGAAAATATAAATCTCAAGAAAAACTTGGAAATAAG CAGGCCAACTGCACAggaattaaaattttacaagCACCAAGtgaagaaattacagaaagCTTTAAAGAAAACTATCCA ATTTTCAGGGAGCAGTGCcgcagaaaacaaagaagaaaagaaagactcTGGGAGAGTTGCAAGAGTGGatcagctgcaggcagcttgCCAGCAATACTTGCAG GTTTTGTCCCATATTGATTCTATTTTGCGAAGCCCAAGAGCTCCTCCGTTAATATTCCGGCCCAGCAAAGGGCCAGTGCAAAATTACATTAAAGAGCATGGACAGGGATGTGGATTTGAGCACCTTCCACTCACTATAGAAATGTGGGCAGATCAGCTCATAGCCCTAAAG gatttGTATAGGTCCTTGAGAAAACTGTCTCTGGAATTGCTGCCTTGGAACACTAAAGATCCACAGGACAACAGAGAATCCATACGAGTTGAAGACCTCCAGTTGATAGTAGATGCAATTTTGGAAGAATTAGAACAtaaagaaaag AACAACCAGACACAGTCCTTGCAAACCCTGTCTGCCATAGTCTCTCACTTCCAGAAGTTGTTTGATGTGAATTCTCTGAATGGTGTTTATCCACGGATGAACGAGGTGTACACAAAGCTGGGGGAAATGACCAATGCCATGAGGAACCTCCATGAGCTCCTGGAACTAG acaGTTCAGCTCCACCCACTGTGGTAGTGGATACTGTTGGGAAACTGTGTGACATCATTAATAAGAACGTGACCGAGCAGGTACAGCAGCTTCTGGGCACCCAAGACATCCACAG TATCATCAATAAGCTTGAAGAACATGAGTgcttctttcctccctttcaaGCTCTCATTCAAGATTTGCTGCATCTTCTAG AGATCACTAATG